Proteins from one Cyanobacteria bacterium FACHB-DQ100 genomic window:
- a CDS encoding ABC transporter substrate-binding protein: MTNQWTRREFLAGVGASAIAATLPSCAINANRAPQELSEAAMSITPVIKSSELEKPNLTIGYVPVNDCAPFAIAWEKGFFRKYGLNVRLSREASWATSRDGVIFGRLDAAPVVAGAVTNARTGAEGARHAPMCAGMTIHHHGNAMTMNRAMWEAGLRPWFEYNGNLEAFGRDFRRYFEGLPSERRVWAVVLSSAIYEYFVRYVAAAAGVDPLKEFRIIIVPPPQMVTNVRIGAMEAYMVAEPWNTRAITGNEGIGFTFAQGREIWNGHPDRLLGVMQSFIDQNPKTYRALLKAMIEACRYCDENREEVAQIISARSYTGAKPKFTKPAIVGEYNYGGFDGKQRIVKSDATTMFFKMPKEVPQVANEHSTFMWRSRSLWFMTQAARWGQIKEIPKDADKLAEQAWRTDIYREVAAELGIACPAEDYKIEPAEAFIDKKAFDPSDPVGYLNSFDIRVSRSTNIYLS; encoded by the coding sequence ATGACGAATCAATGGACGCGCCGCGAATTTCTTGCAGGAGTAGGCGCATCGGCGATCGCAGCTACCTTACCCTCTTGTGCAATTAATGCGAATCGTGCGCCGCAAGAACTCTCTGAAGCGGCAATGTCGATTACTCCGGTCATTAAATCGAGTGAACTTGAGAAACCAAACCTAACGATCGGCTATGTTCCAGTAAACGACTGTGCGCCGTTTGCGATCGCTTGGGAGAAAGGCTTTTTTCGCAAGTATGGCTTGAATGTCCGCTTGAGCCGTGAAGCAAGCTGGGCAACCTCGCGAGATGGCGTAATCTTTGGCAGATTAGATGCCGCCCCGGTTGTTGCAGGGGCGGTCACGAATGCCAGAACGGGTGCAGAAGGGGCGCGTCACGCTCCGATGTGTGCAGGCATGACGATTCACCATCACGGCAATGCGATGACGATGAATCGCGCTATGTGGGAGGCAGGCTTGCGCCCGTGGTTCGAGTACAACGGGAATTTAGAAGCCTTCGGACGAGATTTTCGCCGCTACTTTGAAGGCTTACCCTCAGAACGTCGAGTTTGGGCAGTCGTGCTGAGTTCTGCCATCTATGAATACTTCGTTCGCTATGTTGCAGCAGCAGCCGGAGTTGATCCGCTCAAAGAGTTTCGCATCATCATTGTTCCACCGCCGCAGATGGTGACGAATGTGCGAATTGGAGCAATGGAAGCATACATGGTTGCAGAACCGTGGAACACCCGCGCCATTACTGGAAATGAAGGCATCGGATTCACGTTTGCTCAAGGTCGTGAGATTTGGAATGGACACCCCGATCGCTTACTCGGGGTGATGCAATCGTTTATCGATCAGAATCCTAAAACCTACCGCGCCTTGCTCAAAGCGATGATCGAAGCTTGTCGCTACTGTGATGAAAATCGAGAAGAAGTAGCTCAGATTATTTCGGCTCGATCGTACACCGGAGCGAAACCGAAGTTTACTAAGCCCGCGATCGTGGGTGAATACAACTATGGTGGCTTTGACGGCAAGCAACGCATTGTTAAATCAGATGCAACCACGATGTTTTTCAAGATGCCGAAAGAGGTTCCGCAAGTTGCGAACGAGCATTCTACGTTCATGTGGCGATCGCGCAGTCTATGGTTCATGACGCAAGCCGCTCGCTGGGGACAAATCAAAGAGATTCCCAAAGACGCGGACAAACTTGCAGAACAGGCTTGGCGCACTGATATCTATCGAGAAGTTGCGGCTGAGTTAGGCATTGCTTGTCCGGCTGAAGATTACAAAATCGAACCTGCTGAAGCGTTCATCGACAAGAAAGCCTTTGATCCGAGCGATCCAGTCGGGTATCTCAACAGCTTTGACATTCGTGTGAGTCGATCGACAAACATTTATCTTTCTTAG